In a single window of the Ficedula albicollis isolate OC2 chromosome 13, FicAlb1.5, whole genome shotgun sequence genome:
- the LOC101808482 gene encoding ovoinhibitor-like has product MKVTGALVRAALALCCCLGTAFGVQLDCSQYPKGITKDGRSWVACPRDLKPVCGTDGNTYSNDCGICLYNTEHGASVEKEHDGECDPKPVVVDCSNYRRAVVDDHVMVACPRIMKPVCGSDSFTYDNDCGICAYNAEHDTNVTKLHEGPCKESVAVDCTRYRTQTTKDGKTLVSCPRDLNPVCGTDGTTYDNECAICAHNMERRTHVGKRHSGQCREKTAELDCSKFPARKVKGGKDLVRCPRILRPVCGTDGFTYDNDCSICAHNVQHGSDVKKSHDGRCKEESTPVDCSMYLSGAKSGEAIGACPFILREICGTDGVTYSNDCALCAHNIERGTQVAKKHDGRCEEEVTQLNCSQYRMATLKDGSNVMACAMIYDPVCGSDGVTYASECTLCAHNLEHRTNLGKRKNGPCEEDITRALCKHVTEVSPICTMEYMPHCASNGQTYSNRCTFCNAYLESRATLNIMSLSEC; this is encoded by the exons ATGAAGGTGACAGGAGCTCTGGTGAGGGCAGCTCTtgccctttgctgctgcttgg gtacTGCCTTTGGAGTTCAG CTTGATTGCAGTCAGTACCCCAAGGGCATTACCAAGGATGGGAGGTCCTGGGTAGCTTGCCCAAGGGACTTGAAGCCGGTGTGTGGCACCGATGGCAACACGTACAGCAACGACTGTGGGATCTGCCTCTACAACAC GGAGCACGGCGCCAGCGTGGAGAAGGAACACGATGGAGAATGCGACCCCAAACCTGTCGTG GTTGATTGCAGTAATTACCGAAGAGCTGTAGTAGATGATCACGTCATGGTAGCGTGCCCAAGGATAATGAAACCAGTCTGTGGCTCAGACAGCTTCACTTATGACAATGACTGTGGGATCTGTGCCTACAATGC agaGCATGACACCAACGTCACCAAATTACATGAAGGGCCCTGCAAGGAATCTGTTGCT GTTGACTGCACCAGGTACCGAACACAGACCACCAAGGATGGAAAAACGTTGGTATCGTGTCCCAGGGACCTGAACCCCGTGTGTGGCACAGATGGCACCACGTACGACAACGAGTGCGCGATCTGCGCCCACAACAT GGAACGAAGGACCCACGTTGGCAAAAGGCACAGTGGACAGTGCAGAGAGAAGACTGCTGAG CTTGACTGCAGCAAATTCCCAGCCAGGAAGGTGAAGGGTGGGAAAGACCTGGTGCGGTGCCCCCGGATCCTGCGCCCAGTGTGTGGCACAGACGGGTTCACTTACGACAACGACTGCAGCATCTGTGCCCACAACGT ACAACACGGGTCTGATGTTAAGAAGAGCCACGATGGAAGATGCAAGGAGGAAAGCACTCCT GTTGACTGCAGCATGTACCTGAGCGGTGCCAAGTCCGGCGAGGCCATCGGAGCCTGTCCCTTCATCCTGCGCGAGATCTGCGGCACGGACGGCGTCACCTACAGCAACgactgtgccctgtgtgcccacaACAT TGAGCGCGGAACCCAGGTTGCCAAGAAGCACGATGGAAGGTGCGAAGAAGAAGTTACCCAG ctgaacTGCAGCCAGTACCGCATGGCCACGCTGAAGGATGGCAGCAATGTCATGGCCTGTGCCATGATCTATGACCCCGTCTGCGGCTCCGACGGCGTCACCTACGCCAGCGAGTGCACCCTGTGTGCCCACAACCT ggagcATCGGACCAACCTTGGCAAGAGAAAGAACGGACCCTGTGAAGAGGATATTACAAGG GCCCTTTGCAAGCACGTCACGGAGGTCTCTCCTATCTGCACCATGGAATACATGCCCCACTGTGCCTCCAATGGCCAGACCTACAGCAACAGATGCACCTTCTGCAACGCCTACCT GGAAAGCAGGGCAACTCTCAACATCATGAGCTTGTCTGAGTGCTAA